From the genome of Gracilinanus agilis isolate LMUSP501 chromosome 2, AgileGrace, whole genome shotgun sequence, one region includes:
- the LOC123235950 gene encoding folate receptor alpha-like has translation MAQLVWGLLFLGLMAMAHGLQKGDDLLDVCMDGKHHKYKPSKEDDLHQQCSPWKKRACCTANTSIAAHEDGSHLYRFNFDHCGTMTPACKRLFVQDLCLYECSPNLGPWIQPVNSSWRKERILNVPLCKEDCNQWWEDCKTSYTCKKNWHKGWDWSSGVNECPVKAACHPFHFHFPTPASLCENVWSRSYNVSSYGQGSGKCIQMWFDPAQGNPNEAVAKFYAFGSAPGIFSWGVSFPFLTLMLLLLLWA, from the coding sequence ATGGCTCAACTGGTATGGGGGTTGCTCTTCCTGGGCCTCATGGCCATGGCTCATGGGCTTCAGAAGGGTGATGATCTGCTTGATGTCTGCATGGATGGTAAGCACCACAAGTACAAGCCTAGTAAAGAAGATGATCTTCATCAGCAGTGTAGCCCATGGAAAAAAAGAGCCTGCTGCACAGCAAACACCAGCATTGCAGCTCATGAAGATGGTTCCCACTTGTATCGGTTCAACTTTGACCACTGTGGGACGATGACTCCAGCCTGCAAACGCCTCTTTGTCCAGGACCTGTGTCTCTATGAGTGTTCCCCAAATCTGGGACCCTGGATCCAGCCTGTAAATTCCAGCTGGAGGAAGGAACGCATCTTGAATGTTCCCCTTTGCAAAGAGGACTGTAACCAGTGGTGGGAGGATTGTAAAACTTCCTATACCTGCAAAAAGAACTGGCACAAAGGATGGGATTGGAGTTCAGGGGTTAACGAGTGCCCAGTTAAGGCTGCTTGCCATCCTTTCCACTTTCACTTCCCAACACCAGCCTCCCTCTGTGAGAACGTTTGGAGTCGTTCTTATAATGTAAGCTCTTATGGCCAAGGCAGTGGCAAATGTATCCAGATGTGGTTTGACCCAGCCCAGGGAAACCCCAATGAAGCTGTGGCTAAATTCTATGCTTTTGGCTCTGCTCCAGGCATCTTCAGTTGGGGGGTCAGTTTTCCCTTCTTGACTCTGATGCTGCTGTTGCTTCTCTGGGCTTGA